The Dendropsophus ebraccatus isolate aDenEbr1 chromosome 2, aDenEbr1.pat, whole genome shotgun sequence DNA segment aatagtatcagactactccccccatcctccccattgtATCATGATACCAGACTactgcccccatcctccccattgtATCATGATACCAGACTactgcccccatcctccccattgtATAATAGTACCggactactccccccatcctcctccattgtATCATGATACCAGACTactgcccccatcctccccattgtATCATGATACCAGACTactgcccccatcctccccattgtATAATAGTACCggactactccccccatcctcctccattgtATCATGATACCAGACTactgcccccatcctccccattgtataatagtatcagactactccccccatcctcctccattgtATCATGATACCAGACTACTGTCCCCATCCTCCCCCATTGTATCATGATACCAGACTACTGTCCCCATCCTCCCCCATTGTATCATGATACCAGACTACTGTCCCCATCCTCCCCCATTGTATCATGATACCAGACTactgcccccatcttcccccaTTGTATCATGATACCAGACTActgtccccatcctcctccattgtATCATGATACCAGACTactgcccccatcctcccccattGTATCATGataccagactactgccctcatcctCCCCCATTGTATCATGATACCAGACTactgcccccatcctcccccattGTATCATGATACCAGACTactgcccccatcctcccccattGTATCATGATACCAGACTactgcccccatcctcccccattgtatattactgccagactactgcccccatcctcccccattGTATCATGATACCAGACTACTGCCCCATCCTCCCCCATTGTACATGATACCAGACTactgcccccatcctcccccattGTATAATAGTGCCAGACTACTGTCCCCATCCTCCCCCATTGTATCATAGTATCTGGCTACTGTCCCCATCCTCCCCCATTGTACATGATACCAGactactcctcccatcccccCTCATTGTATAATAGTGCCAGACTACTGACCCATCCTCCCCCATTGTATCATGATACCAGACTACTGCCCCCATCCTCCACCATTGTATCATAGTATCAGACTACTGTCCCCATCCTCCCCCATTGTATCATGATAcaagactactacccccatcctcctccattgtATAATAGTGCCAGACTACTGTCCCATCCTTCCCCATTGTATCATGATACCAGACTactgcccccatcctcccccattGTATCATGATACCAGACTACTGTCCTCATCCTCTCCCAATCTATCATGATACCAGACTAgtgtccccatcctcctccattgtATCATAGTATCAGACTACTGTCCTCATTCCCTCCCATTGTATCATAATAccagactactacccccatcctcctccattgtATCATAGTACCAGACTACTGCCCCATCATCCTCCATTGTATCATGATGCCAGACTACTCTCCTCATCCTCCTACGCCCTGTCAGTaatctgggggggcaggtgatacATAGTCACACTCCAGCTTCTCTGTTGTTGCCCCTGATGTGAAGCGCTGGTCTCTGATGTCATCATTGCTGCTTCCTCCCTTGTGTTGTGGTGCAACAGAGACGTCTTTGTCTCCCCTGCCCAGATTGTATAATGGTTACCCCACCTCATATAACACTCCATCTCCTGCAGGCACCTATGGCACCGTGTTCAAAGCGAAAAACCGTGAGACCCATGAGATTGTGGCGCTGAAACGCGTGAGACTGGATGACGACGATGAGGTGAGTGGGCAGCATCACAGTATGGCCGTGGTCTGTATGCGGGATCTCTCGTCTGTATATATCACCTCCATGTCTGTCTCTGCAGGGAGTCCCCAGCTCCGCACTCAGGGAGATCTGCTTACTGAAGGAGCTGAAACACAAGAACATCGTAAGGTAAGGAGCGACCACCGATGATGGCGCCACCCCTCTGTCAGGATGGGAAGTGAGACTGAGGCAGGAAATGAAAGGGGACCGCTTACTTGTCCCATATCCACAGCATAGGTAAGAGATTGCTGCGGGTCCGACCTCCGTGCTCCCCGGGTGATCACCAGATCAGCCCCCGCCTCCTTTGTTTTGGGGTCGGCCGAGTACAACACTCgaacccccgcaatctcttacttctcttatcctgtggataggagacgtTTAATTTctaattggagaacccctttaaccaagaCCGGTCACTATGGACGTTAtaaaggggctgttcaccaaaaaatcccaacaagtgccagagatttgtaatttacttcaaaattcttccagtatttatcagctgctgtatgtcctgcaggaagttgtgtattctttccaggcttacccagggctctctgctgccacctctgtccatgtcagaaaagcagcagcaaatccccatagaaaacctctcctgctcttcagtctggagagaatgcaccacttcctgcaggacatacagcagctgataagtactggaagactggagattttttaatagaagtaaattacaaatctctggcaccagttgattttaaaagaaaacattttttttgtgaactacccctctaAAGAGAAATTATTTCCCTGACAACCAAAGGTATATAAAGTATCTGTCTTCCAGTAGGTGTCACTAGAGAGCTCGTTTTATTTATCCTAGGAAGGAGCTAATTTGCATGCTTTTTCTTTCCCAGGAAGCATTGCATTGCCCCCCCCCTCAGATAACTACGCCCTCAGATATCTATCATCTAGATATGGCCGAGGTATCTAGAATACCGATGTATTTGCACTGTAGAGAAGAATCATCCGGTCACTATGGTGTCCACGGCCTCAGCTTACGTTCCTAATCAGATATTTCAGATCTCCATGCTTATAGTCTCCCTTCGGATCAGGATAAGACTATATACGTCTTCATTCGCAGGTTACATGACGTCCTTCACAGTGACAAGAAGCTGACGCTGGTCTTCGAGTACTGTGATCAGGtgagagggatggggggggggtttgatgatgatgatgaatcaTATTGACCTTTCACTCAATTTGTTCTTAGAGGAGAGTTGCAGCAGCTTAAccttcttgtctccagattcaGAACACTTGGACACTCAGTTGACCTGACTTTCATATGCATAGaccaagggtagggaaccttcggctctccagctgttgcaaaactacaactcccatcatacttggacagccaaagctttagctttggctgtccaggcataatgggagttgtagttttgcaacagctggagggccgaaggttccctaccccctaGCATAGATGGATTTGGAGAGATAGCAGATGGTTCTGCTGTAGCtaccttaaagggggttattcagTTAtatgaaaacatggccactttcttcctttgtcctcaggctgtgtgtgattttgcagctcagttccattaaagtgaaggaGCTAAGCTGTATCACCACATACAGCCTGAAGAcaatggtggcgctgtttctgcaagataGCGGCGATGTtttgtctaatcctggataacccctttaagacatataAGCAGCGTCCACGTGGTGCAGGGAATTGTGGGTCTATTGTGATGTCTTTAaagagtaagggtccatttacacagagagattatctgccaaagatttgaagccaaagccaggaatggattgaggagaaatcccaggcttttctttatgagctgatctctgtttatagtctgtttctggctttggcttcagatctttggcagataatctgtcagataatctttcagtgtaaatggactgCAATGTCTGCAGAAATCATGTGAACCCAGCGTCAGATTTCTATGACATTGGTGCCTTCATTGTTCTTTCTTTCTATTTTACAGGATCTGAAAAAATACTTTGACAGCTGTAATGGCGACTTAGACCCGGAAATTGTAAAAGTAAGTgtctattccttattgtgttctgTGTGTGGCCTCCATTGTCGTGTATAGGGTATACTCCTCTACCTTCCATAGCTCTACACGTGGCGTATATGGGTTTCCTTCTCTTTTTCTCTaccaatccttaaagggaatctatcatgaATGTAATGTGCCTGGGGGCAGCCATGTTAGAGACTCAGTTTCGTTCTGGAGTTTGATCTTCCCGCAGTTCTGCTCAAACTACATTGAAAAAGTATTTACAGCTGCTGCTACTATTCACAGGTTCTTCAGTGTCATCTCCAGACATAGATCCCTGGAACTGTTTTATTGTGATGATTTTATCCAGTTTCTTATAAATTGTAAATGAGTCTCATATCTCCTCAGTCCTTCATGTATCAGCTGCTGAAAGGTCTGGCATTCTGCCACAGCCGCAACGTTCTACACAGAGACCTCAAGCCTCAAAACCTGCTCATCAACCGGGTAAGAATATagcagaataaaactactataatatataactcctatatatacatgaatataactactataataatgctcctatatacaggaatataactactataatactgctccctatatacaagactataactactataatactgctccctatatacaagaatataactactataatactgctccctatatacaagactataactactatattactgctccctatatacaagaatataactactataatactgctcctatatacaagaatataactactataatactgctcctatatacaggaatataactactataatactgctcctatatacaagaatataactactataatactgctcctatatacaggaatataactactataatactgctccctatatacaagaatataactactataatactgctcctatatacaagaatataactgctataatactgctcctatatacaggaatataactactataatactgccccctatatacaagaatataactactataatactgcccctatatacaggaatataactactataatactgctcctatatacaagaatataactactataatacgaactggagagaatggaaccgctgcacatcccatctatggctgatactaatgccgctaggcctatattaaaaatcaacaccagagtgtctgtatatgaattgatcaagccatattgccccgtgtactaccgcgcaggtcctctggtccacacgggtccctacgctaactccacaccgtgtcggtcagcgaccgccaaccccgcaaagcgtgcacgtgcagggaagggaggccatggaacggccctgcaaccccaatgtcacaggaccagacccaaaaagccccaccaaaacccttctttttcttccctgaaccgtattttgattctctcttttctccgtgttttgcactcctcctggtgagacccacatgaccgcaattagcaggagacatctgagtgctcatggttttaatccctcctgtctgtcccattctatctttgatagctatggtgagtgcaataccttatccagacttgtgctgtttgggggcagcttcctccgccggtggtgctggctgggttttggtgtggcatttttgggtctggtcctgtggcatgggggttgcagggccgttccatggcctcccttccctgactgtgcacgcctgcgggggtggtggtcgctgactggcacagtgtggacttagtgtagggacctatgtgtatcagatacctgcacgaggtacatggggcagtgtggcttgatcaattcacatacagaattctgatgttttttatgcagccgagaggtactagtatcagccataggtgtgaggtgcagcactctttttcttccctgaaccataactactataatactgctcctatatacaggaatataactactataatactgctcctatatacaagaatataactactataatactgctcctatatacaagaatataactactataatactgcccctatatacagggatataactactataatactgctcctatatacaagaatataactagtataatactgctcctatatacaggaatataactactataatactgcccctatatacagggatataactactataatactgctcctatatacagggatataactactataatactgctttctGTCTCTTCAGAATGGAGAGTTGAAGCTGGCGGACTTCGGCCTGGCTCGGGCGTTTGGTATCCCGGTTCGATGTTACTCCGCTGAGGTAAGCCTGTCGTCGATCGTACTGTACACATTAGCCTGGGAATCCCCCGCTCCTGTGGTACACTCCACTTATTCCCATATCTCCCTGTAGGTGGTGACTCTGTGGTATCGCCCGCCTGATGTACTTTTCGGTGCCAAGCTTTACTCCACTTCCATAGACATGTGGTCGGCCGGCTGTATCTTTGCAGGTAAACGCCCCCCTTACCTCCCGCCATCCTGGTGATCAGTTTGCTCTGCTGTTTCTGGAGTATCAGATGGCAGATTAGCAGAATGTTCCTCTATCTCATTATATATAATAACCTCCATGGTTCTGTACATGACgcatctcctcttcctccccagAGTTGGCCAATGCCGGGAGGCCACTATTTCCTGGAAATGATGTAGACGATCAGTTGAAGAGGATTTTCCGATATCCTTTTTGCGCCTCGGATGTGTCGctgtattgggggaggggcatagatGTAGATGTAGCTGATGTATTGAAGTGCACTGTATAGTTCAGATTTTCCTTAATGCAGCACACTTTGCTCGGGACCCCGACTGAGGAGCAATGGCCGACCATGACAAAATTACCAGACTATAAGGTGAGTGGGGGATCATTGTTTACCAGGCACAGCGCCATTCTTTTGCTAGTGGCAGTGCTTGGTATTGTAGGTCGGAGCAGCCGGGTCTTATCCATCCCCAATCCTGTAGATTTATACAGAATGGCGGACTACAGGTTCCATCATGTCTTGGTTAATCGGATCATTCCTGCTTTTGTTTTCCCAGCCCTACCCCATGTATCCGGCTACCACATCTCTAGTAAATGTTGTTCCCAAGCTGAACGCGACTGGAAGAGACTTATTACAGGTATCATATCAGCAAATGTATCTCCAGCTAtcgtgaaactacaactcccagcattgccAGCCACATAATAATTTCTACCCGGATCAATAAGCTGCTGTAGACGGATCTGATATTTTTGAGCTCTTATTGGTCATCTGATGTGGTAACAGGTGGTATCACGATTATTAGTCATGatctatccacaggatgggggggCAGCTAGCTGATTGATGGGAGGTCCGACTGCTGGGACCACCGCCAATCACAGAAAAGGGAGAACCAAAGTCCCATAGACCTTTATTAGGAGTAGGGAACCTAacctctccagctgttccaaactacaattctcatcatgcctggagagacaaagctaacgctttggctctccaggcatgatgggagttttagtgctgcatcagctggagagccagggttccctacccctgcccctaTATTGTGGACCCCCACCGAGCCCCCATGTGATCCGTTCTCTTCTCTCTTTCCAGAACTTATTAAAGTGTAACCCGGTTCAGAGGATTTCAGCAGACGAGGCTCTCCAACATCCGTACTTCGCCGATTACTGTCCCCCATAACGTGCACCCCCCAGAAGCTGTACCCACACTCCCCCACCACTCCCTACTCTTATTCCCTATCATACATCATATTGGTCACTTGCCCATCCTGCATGGTCACCTGCCCCAAGGACGCCCTCCTTCCTACTTGCATGTCCTCTTAAACGCCCGGCTCCAGTTCATGATTTATGTAAGGAGATATCAATATTCAACCTGTGGGTGGAGTCTACCTTAGTGGGAGGGATTTCCTCTATACTGGGTGGAGCCTGCTAGCGGTGCTAGAGTAGGGCCTGTCTTTAATTCACTATTTGAACGTTGTGGCTGGGCGGAGCTTATTGTTCATGGGAGGGGCCTAATTATAACTAGGTGCAGCCCAGCAGGGGGCAGGCGAGAGCAGTCATTCCGAAGCTACAGAATTACAGTCATACAGCCTTATACTGAGTTCAtgacccctctcctcccctcatgCTGCATATCTTCTCCCCCTAATTTATTTTTCAGCCCCTCTGTAGGCGGAGTCTTGGCAGCTCCTTCCCCATTgtatattttatgtacatttttggaTGATttgtatgcattttttttcttttaccctgTAAATGTACATCCCGTTTCTGGAGAAATGCAGTtttattttacagacatttcggGTTCTTGTGGTTTTCTTGTGGCATTCAGTCATCGAGTATTCATGAAATATGAACATAGATCAGCTGTAATATTGCAGACGAGAATGATATGGATGACCTGGTGACATTGGCGGCTGTCGGGGGGTGGGGGATATGTCAGGCAGCTGGTGACCCGAGCATTAATGTATCTGGGCTCTAGGGAACTGTACAATATTAGGTGGTTGTAATGTTATGGCTAATCAGTGTCCAGATCGggtatggggaaccttcatccctcccgctgttgcaaaactatagttcccatcatgcttggacagccctAGCTTTCGCTTCAGCTgttcaggcatggtgggaattgtagttttgcaacagctggagggatgaaggagttattaaaggggaactctggcgggaaaaaaattcaatccactggtgtcagaagttatatagagttgtaatttacttctattcagcAATCCCAatcttgtatgtcctgcaggaagtggtgtattgtctccagtctgacagtgcttactgctgccacctctgtccatgtcaggaactgtccagagcaggagaggttttctatgaggatttgttactgctctggacagttcctgacatggacagaggtggcagcagagagcactgtgtcagactggaaagaaaacaccacttcctgcaggacatacagcagctaagtgccggaagactggagatttttaaatttaagtaatttacaaatctgtataatattctgacaccagttgatttaaaagaaaaagttgccGGAGGAGTTTTCCTTCAACACTAACATCATAATGGAAAGACACAATATTGCTAAATGCcgtaaagtgatcaaaaagtgagGTGTGCCCCAAAATAGTTGTGCGTCTTCTCTCTTCTATCCATTCCTCTTCTGTATAGATTTTTAGTGTGAACACGAGTTTTTGAAGGGATTTTGTAGTTCCACCTATTGATTAACTGCTGTCAGGATCCGTAGTCCGTATTGGATTGGTTGGGAGCAGATACCCGCTTCCATATGATGAGCTATTTGGGTGAGCCGCAGTGCCCAGATATATTGTGTACTGACGCTCGCccctcattgaagtgaatggaagccAAGCTGCAGTAACCTGGCCTCACCATTCCTCTGAGTACAGAGCCGGGGCTTCTGTCTGATTTGCCCTGCCTGGATTTGGGTGTTGTAGAGATCTTCcccaggtcatacagcagctccCGGTCTCCCGATCCTTTATAGAGAGAATCCTGGCTGAAGCCTGAGCCCAGAGGCCATGCGAGACCCCATCAGATCCAGAAGGAGAAGGAAACAGGAGCCTGAGCCCAGACGCCATGCGAGACCCCATCAGATCCAGAAGGAGAAGGAAACAGGAGCCTGAGCCCAGACGCCATGCGAGACCCCATCAGATATCCAGAAAGAGATGGAAACAGGAGCCTGAGCCCAGACGCCATGCAAGACCCCATCAGAACCAGAAAGAGATGGAAACAGGAACCTGAGCCCAGACGCCATGCAAGACCCCATCAGAACCAGAAAGAGATGGAAACAGGAGCCTGAGCCTAGACGCCATGCGAGACCCCATCAGATCCAGACGGAGATGGAAACAGGAACCTGAGCCCAGACGCCATGCGAGACCCCATCAGATCCAGACGGAGCTGGAAACAGGAGCCTGAGCCCAGACGCCATGCGAGACCCCATCAGATATCCAGAAAGAGATGGAAACAGGAGCCTGAGCCCAGACGCCATGCGAGACCCCATCAGTTCCAGACGGAGAAGGAAACCGGAACCTGAGCCCAGACGCCATGCGAGACCCCATCAGATCCATACGGAGCTGGAAACAGGAGCCTGAGCCCAGACGCCATGCGAGACCCCATCAGATCCAGACGGAGAAGGAAACAGGAGCCTGAGCCCAGACGCCATGCAAGACCCCATCAGAACCAGACAGAGATGGAAACAGGAGCCTGAGCCCAGACACCATGCGATACCCCATCAGAACCAGACGGAGAGGGACACAAAACCCTGAGCCCAGACGCCACATGGCAActcatcagatccaagatggaaGCGAGAGCTTGTTTGTTATGGTAAAAATCTTTTATTTCATGTATAAAATTCAATGTTtatcacaaaagaaaaaagagCGTTCTCATAAAAAGCTGGAATCTGACagcggtataatacacagtgtgAGCTGAATAGAAATGGACAATGGCAAATTTACCAGGGGAATTTATCAAAACCGCtggtgtggaaaaaaaaaactaaacatttttTGCACGACATTTACTAAAAAATGTGTGACTCTTTTGttgcaaaaacaacaaaaaaggctACATTACCCCCCAGCCCCTCCAAACGCTGTATGATAGATTACAGTGCATGGATGAGCAACACAGAACATGGGGTCCTGACCACAAGTAATGGTGCCCCATCTCTCAGTTTTAACAGATCTGCTCATACATTCCCTgaatctcccacaatgcactgctcatAGACAGAACCAGCTTGCAGCTTTAGATGTGAACAGAGAAGAGATCATCCTCTAAATCAAATATAAAGTCAGGGTAGACATAgctgcataatatatatatatatatatatatgttacctaTTCAGATTCCTGCAGGTGATGTCATAGTAAGGACCAACCAATCTCATATATATATGATCAGGTGGTCCTTACTATGATATCACCTGCAGGAATCTGAATAGGTGACAGTGGTGTTACACAACCTATgcctctccggctgttgcaaaaattTGTATTTTAGATCCATTTAGaaaggaatagaaaaaaaataaatatattgcaGTTTTTacattggccactagatgtcagcaaagCTCAATATGCCAGCAGTAATGAGACATTGACTGTAGATGTgtaatggaagttaatgggagTAAGTGTTGCAGGAGGAGGAGGTAAATGGTGAATATGTAATAGGATGCCAGCATCAGCACAACCTGTCAGTTTGTGTATATATGGGGATAGTCTTGGCTTGGGAGGGATCCTGCACTTAGTGCTTCCTATTAGTCACTGCAGAGAGGATGGGTGACTCTGTCCAGGTACATATCAGTGTAATATCGCTGTATATAAATAAGATGTCTGATCATCCGACAGGTCGGGTCTTCTAATTTCCTGAAATATTTATTAAGTAAGGGAGGAAATATGACCTCTCTTGACCTTTCTAGAATGAAACCCCCCGGTAACCTGACCTGATAGACAATGCTTGTTTCTTGTGGCTTCTTAAAGAAATAAATGATCATCTGCACGTGTCCAGGAAACTTACTGCTCATCTCATTTACTTTCTGGGGTCTTGTCTTAAGCAACCCCCTCTACCAAATCTGTGATATTGGGGGGCAGCTGGATCTTTGAAAATAATGAGTTCTGCCTAAAATCTATCACCATACTAGGCGACTTTAGGACAGAATATATTGAGGCATTTAATACTACAGAGATTCTGCCCCCCCAGGTGACCATCAGGTAAAACACACAACAATGACCACTACAGAACAGAAGAGTGCCCTCTAGTTGTCATAgaaaagctccctctagtggttgcAGAACACAGTCCTCTAGTGGCCACAGaacagcaccatctagtggtcatagAACACCTCCAGCTAGTGGTGATAGaacag contains these protein-coding regions:
- the CDK5 gene encoding cyclin-dependent kinase 5, yielding MQKYEKLEKIGEGTYGTVFKAKNRETHEIVALKRVRLDDDDEGVPSSALREICLLKELKHKNIVRLHDVLHSDKKLTLVFEYCDQDLKKYFDSCNGDLDPEIVKSFMYQLLKGLAFCHSRNVLHRDLKPQNLLINRNGELKLADFGLARAFGIPVRCYSAEVVTLWYRPPDVLFGAKLYSTSIDMWSAGCIFAELANAGRPLFPGNDVDDQLKRIFRLLGTPTEEQWPTMTKLPDYKPYPMYPATTSLVNVVPKLNATGRDLLQNLLKCNPVQRISADEALQHPYFADYCPP